From the genome of Halomonas sp. I5-271120, one region includes:
- a CDS encoding NUDIX domain-containing protein, translating into MTRQSIPRELLLLRHGKSDWSQPVEDTQRPLKKRGKLGAQRMGAWLAQAALVPEAVLASPALRARVSAEKCLKAMGETTDGLETDSALYHGTPETLVARIARTPDTIRRLMLVGHNPDLEDLLHFLLPEPPALGDDGKLLPTASLVRLAIDGSWSHLAPGSARLVEIRRAKKLPTLFPFPFPDGPERRERPAYYYVQSAVVPYRVHQGQLEVLVIGSSSNRHWSLPKGIAEPGLSLHESARKEALEEAGIEGDIDASALGRYHYQKWGGSCEVTVFPMRVTRELADEALEEPHRARQWMAAERAAECLRQPSLGAMVHELSHRLKAASAESSSAKRPSS; encoded by the coding sequence ATGACGCGGCAATCGATACCGCGCGAGCTCTTGCTGCTGCGACACGGCAAGTCGGACTGGTCACAGCCGGTGGAGGACACACAGCGGCCCTTGAAGAAGCGCGGCAAGCTCGGTGCCCAGCGCATGGGTGCCTGGCTGGCTCAGGCAGCGCTGGTGCCCGAGGCGGTGCTGGCCTCGCCCGCGCTTCGGGCCAGGGTCAGCGCCGAGAAATGCCTTAAGGCCATGGGCGAGACGACCGATGGCCTGGAAACGGACTCGGCGCTCTACCATGGCACCCCGGAAACGCTGGTGGCGCGCATCGCCCGCACGCCGGACACCATCCGGCGCCTTATGCTGGTGGGGCATAATCCAGATCTGGAAGATCTGCTGCACTTTCTGTTGCCCGAACCACCGGCGTTGGGGGACGACGGCAAGCTATTGCCTACCGCCAGTCTTGTCCGCCTCGCGATCGATGGCTCCTGGTCGCACCTCGCCCCGGGCAGCGCCCGGTTGGTGGAGATACGCCGGGCGAAGAAGCTTCCCACGCTCTTTCCCTTTCCATTCCCCGATGGCCCCGAGCGTCGTGAGCGTCCCGCCTATTACTATGTCCAGTCGGCGGTCGTGCCTTATCGGGTGCACCAGGGACAGCTCGAGGTGCTGGTGATCGGCTCGAGCAGTAACCGCCACTGGAGCCTGCCCAAGGGCATTGCCGAGCCTGGGCTGAGCCTTCACGAGTCTGCCCGCAAGGAGGCCCTGGAAGAGGCCGGTATCGAGGGAGACATCGATGCCTCGGCGCTTGGCCGCTATCACTACCAGAAATGGGGAGGGAGCTGCGAGGTCACCGTCTTCCCCATGCGCGTCACTCGGGAACTGGCGGACGAGGCACTCGAAGAACCGCACAGAGCTCGGCAATGGATGGCGGCCGAGCGCGCGGCCGAATGCCTCCGGCAGCCAAGCCTCGGCGCCATGGTGCATGAGCTGTCGCACCGCCTTAAGGCAGCCTCTGCTGAATCTTCCTCGGCCAAGAGGCCATCATCATGA
- a CDS encoding GAK system ATP-grasp enzyme, producing the protein MTNPKIGVVGIPGKWSTEVLADAVEARTGSRLTIDMAKVALDLGSGALRFQGQDLGELDALIVKKIGGEYSPNTLDRLELLRMAEARGVKVFSGAENILRLINRLSCTISLRQAGIPMPETLVTEDVDQALAAVREYGEAVFKPLFSTKARGMCVIKADQPKRELRREIESFRRHNPMMYLQHKVALPGRDLGMVFLAGRYLGTYARVSQSDTWNTTIHSGGRYAAYEPPESMIELARRAQAPFGMDFTTVDVAETAQGPVVFEVSAFGGFRGALEGAGIDAAAAYTDHVLASL; encoded by the coding sequence TTGACTAACCCCAAAATTGGCGTGGTCGGTATTCCGGGCAAGTGGTCTACCGAGGTGCTGGCCGATGCCGTCGAGGCGCGCACCGGGAGCCGCCTTACGATCGACATGGCCAAGGTCGCCCTCGACCTGGGCAGCGGCGCCTTGCGCTTCCAGGGGCAAGACCTAGGCGAGCTGGATGCCCTGATCGTCAAGAAGATCGGCGGCGAGTACAGTCCCAATACGCTCGACCGGCTGGAGTTGCTGCGCATGGCAGAGGCCAGAGGGGTCAAGGTATTTAGCGGTGCCGAAAATATCCTGCGCTTGATCAATCGGTTGAGCTGCACCATCAGCTTGCGCCAGGCCGGTATTCCGATGCCGGAAACGCTGGTCACCGAAGATGTCGATCAGGCCTTGGCGGCGGTTCGAGAGTATGGGGAGGCCGTGTTCAAACCGCTATTCTCCACCAAGGCGCGCGGCATGTGCGTGATCAAGGCCGATCAGCCCAAGCGCGAGCTGCGCCGTGAGATTGAGTCATTCCGTCGCCACAATCCGATGATGTATCTGCAGCACAAGGTCGCACTGCCGGGCCGCGACCTGGGCATGGTGTTCCTCGCTGGGCGCTATCTGGGGACCTACGCGCGGGTTTCCCAGAGCGATACCTGGAATACCACCATCCACAGTGGTGGCCGCTATGCTGCCTATGAGCCGCCCGAGTCGATGATTGAGCTGGCCCGGCGTGCCCAGGCACCGTTTGGCATGGATTTCACCACCGTCGATGTGGCCGAGACAGCGCAGGGGCCGGTCGTTTTCGAGGTGTCGGCATTCGGTGGTTTTCGCGGAGCCCTCGAAGGAGCGGGCATCGATGCCGCGGCAGCCTACACCGACCATGTGTTGGCCTCACTATGA
- a CDS encoding peptidylprolyl isomerase, with product MAKATARHILVDSEDKCEALKAEIEGGRDFAEVAKENSSCPSSRQGGDLGSFGPGQMVPEFDKVVFSGELNKVHGPVKTQFGYHLLEVTSRS from the coding sequence ATGGCAAAAGCCACGGCGCGGCATATTCTGGTCGACAGTGAAGACAAGTGCGAAGCACTGAAGGCCGAGATCGAAGGCGGTCGCGACTTCGCCGAAGTCGCCAAGGAAAACTCCAGCTGCCCGTCAAGCCGCCAGGGCGGCGACCTGGGTTCCTTCGGCCCCGGCCAGATGGTGCCTGAGTTCGACAAGGTGGTGTTCAGCGGCGAGTTGAACAAGGTGCACGGCCCGGTCAAGACCCAGTTCGGGTATCACCTGCTGGAAGTCACTAGCCGCAGCTGA
- a CDS encoding metallophosphoesterase family protein, producing the protein MANQHADAVLPRYRGKRWIPEGLPSTSEPWLLGGERVVGKEHRHRHDFSEVMARAASLSPLKWPKRPVYFVSDPHADAAAFTASLVASGGVKKTGPEDDAFKLTKRGRKGLFVIGGDCLDKGPSNLELLRSVKALIDSGARVKLLAGNHDVRLLMGLRALEEPRSPQTEHLFVRMGSKVVPLLREIHDTYLKDRKKPLKGIPSAEECRRRLFPSDNWFEAFPPQADRLMLQRNIERELTRMRKKVDSFEDACRKAGLSMREVYATSLEAKAQFMHRKGDFAWFFKAMQLAHREGSFLFIHAGLDDGITQVIENESVEYLNRMFDDQVKHDLFEFYYGALANTMRTKYRKVDLPLTRPGVERAFRRGVHVVVHGHINRTTGQHIMLRQGMMHIEGDITLDRNSRRKEGLEGHGMGVTIIHPDGKIIGISNDHPHAKVFEPARHLAPAVTLDA; encoded by the coding sequence ATGGCGAATCAACACGCTGACGCAGTGCTTCCACGCTACAGGGGGAAGCGCTGGATTCCCGAGGGGCTGCCCAGCACCTCTGAGCCTTGGCTGCTTGGCGGCGAGCGTGTGGTGGGCAAGGAACACCGCCATCGGCATGACTTCTCCGAAGTGATGGCGCGCGCTGCCTCACTGAGCCCCTTGAAGTGGCCGAAGCGTCCGGTCTATTTCGTCTCGGATCCACATGCGGATGCCGCGGCCTTCACCGCTTCGCTGGTGGCGTCCGGCGGAGTGAAGAAGACCGGCCCCGAGGATGATGCTTTCAAGCTGACCAAGCGCGGCCGCAAGGGCCTGTTTGTGATTGGCGGCGACTGTCTCGACAAGGGGCCCAGCAACCTCGAGCTGCTGCGAAGCGTCAAGGCACTCATCGACAGCGGGGCGCGGGTCAAGCTGCTGGCCGGCAATCACGACGTGCGCCTGCTGATGGGGCTGCGTGCCCTTGAGGAGCCACGCTCTCCCCAGACCGAGCACCTCTTCGTGCGAATGGGCAGCAAGGTCGTGCCGTTGTTGCGCGAAATTCACGATACCTATCTCAAGGATCGCAAGAAGCCGTTGAAAGGCATTCCTAGCGCTGAGGAATGCCGGCGACGACTGTTTCCCTCGGACAACTGGTTCGAGGCGTTTCCGCCCCAGGCCGACCGGCTGATGCTCCAGCGAAATATCGAACGAGAGCTCACACGGATGCGCAAGAAGGTCGACTCCTTCGAAGACGCCTGTCGTAAGGCGGGGCTGTCAATGCGCGAGGTCTATGCCACGTCACTGGAGGCAAAGGCACAGTTCATGCACCGCAAGGGGGATTTCGCCTGGTTCTTCAAGGCTATGCAGCTGGCCCATCGCGAAGGGTCCTTCCTGTTCATCCACGCCGGCCTCGATGATGGCATCACCCAGGTGATCGAGAACGAAAGCGTCGAGTATCTGAACCGGATGTTCGATGATCAGGTCAAGCATGACCTCTTCGAGTTCTACTACGGCGCTTTGGCGAACACCATGCGCACCAAGTACCGTAAGGTCGACCTGCCGCTGACTCGCCCGGGCGTAGAACGCGCCTTTCGGCGGGGGGTACATGTCGTCGTGCATGGCCATATCAATCGCACCACTGGACAGCACATCATGCTCAGACAGGGCATGATGCATATCGAGGGTGACATCACTCTGGACCGGAATTCGCGTCGCAAGGAAGGCCTCGAAGGCCACGGCATGGGGGTCACCATCATCCATCCTGACGGCAAGATTATCGGCATCAGTAACGATCATCCCCACGCCAAGGTGTTCGAGCCGGCTCGCCACCTCGCGCCAGCAGTGACGCTGGATGCCTGA
- a CDS encoding HprK-related kinase B — MNDDRLISVEEAARALYGDVSLLETPLVMDVGRRILAIRSNSHTLLDGLRRYFQAYLAPDSVPDIEVLAIEDAPPALSLNFLDWAREPGKSGRKDSYVDLLGGRLVRKVRTGMVFLQSETWRIAAGPCEANDNQIINFINAQYMNYLQQQGWLICHAAGLVRGEGAVAIAGFSGGGKSTAMLRAMEHPALDYLTNDRLFIRRDEEGVQAAGIPKLPRINPGTIVHSERLSSLIPAAERKHLLSLPRQALWDLEEKYDVMIDELYGPERLRREARLAAVVILNWRRDGRQPLRCERVDINQRQELLGALMKSPGPFYQDAHGRFLDDQLALDPEAYLAALGAVPVYEVSGTVDFDLLAGHHLPALLGLNSEQQSTGSAP; from the coding sequence ATGAACGATGACCGTCTGATCAGCGTGGAGGAGGCCGCCCGGGCGCTTTACGGCGATGTCAGCTTGCTGGAGACGCCCCTGGTGATGGATGTTGGGCGCCGCATTCTGGCCATTCGTTCCAATTCGCACACCTTGCTCGACGGCCTGCGCCGCTACTTCCAGGCCTACCTCGCGCCGGATAGCGTGCCGGATATCGAGGTGCTGGCTATCGAGGACGCCCCGCCGGCTCTGTCGCTGAATTTCCTCGACTGGGCCCGCGAGCCCGGCAAAAGTGGCCGCAAGGACAGCTATGTCGACCTGCTTGGCGGGCGGCTGGTACGCAAGGTGCGCACCGGGATGGTGTTCCTGCAGAGTGAAACCTGGCGCATTGCCGCCGGCCCTTGTGAGGCCAACGACAACCAAATCATCAATTTCATCAATGCCCAGTACATGAATTACCTGCAGCAGCAGGGCTGGCTGATCTGCCATGCCGCAGGGTTGGTTCGGGGCGAGGGCGCGGTGGCCATTGCCGGCTTTTCTGGTGGCGGCAAGTCGACGGCCATGCTCCGCGCTATGGAACATCCGGCGCTCGACTATCTGACCAACGACCGGCTGTTCATCCGCAGGGACGAGGAGGGCGTGCAGGCCGCGGGTATTCCCAAGCTGCCGCGCATCAATCCTGGCACCATCGTGCATAGCGAGCGCCTGTCATCGCTGATTCCTGCCGCCGAGCGCAAGCACCTGCTTTCGCTGCCTAGACAGGCACTGTGGGACCTTGAGGAAAAATACGATGTGATGATCGACGAACTGTATGGACCCGAGCGTCTGCGCCGCGAGGCCCGGTTGGCGGCGGTGGTCATTCTCAACTGGCGGCGCGACGGAAGGCAGCCGTTGCGCTGTGAGCGGGTGGACATCAACCAGCGCCAAGAGCTGCTGGGCGCACTGATGAAATCCCCCGGGCCCTTCTATCAGGATGCCCATGGACGATTTCTGGATGACCAGTTGGCGCTCGACCCTGAGGCCTATCTCGCGGCGTTGGGTGCGGTACCCGTCTACGAAGTCAGCGGCACAGTCGACTTCGACCTGTTGGCCGGCCACCATCTGCCGGCCTTGCTGGGTCTGAACAGCGAACAGCAGTCAACGGGAAGCGCGCCATGA
- a CDS encoding phosphotransferase, producing the protein MTTRPPKSIQDNLRFLCVEVDSQLASFQQFFETPTTAIAHRLLDRRGYAYNLKMRIHADCMKRLSAKKHRRASPPQMLRSIELIATDLERLTELTRDCIKQLQEVDDLAGLEPQALRTMVESIRSGIQLVEPAIGENDTPLALRLGQLQHGLEEDYRLRLASYVAALKKKDNTEELTRGLFVAHAIRQMAATLLHISEVIISANLGQPVNFERYHSLQSLIDKMGTHDEALRIEPLAETRSGSAISGIRSPNDQSNGYVAIFKDGVKRKVKEERQGVESWHEIYPGLAPKILSYQKRGQSAALLIEHLPGFTFEHLLLNESSELVDEAVKYLTRTLRSVWQETYTPESVAARHMQQLQKRLDDVYKIHPEFHQGDLRLCGVNLPAFDTLVEQAKAREASLVAPFAVYIHGDFNVDNIIYDPLEKRINFIDLHRSSYMDYVQDVSVFMVSNYRLQIMDAPLRQRIMQVAMEVYRVARRHANRQQDTTFELRLALGLARSFATSTRFILDKSLARSMFLRARFLIETVLEADIDKSDKFRIPLKEIFVD; encoded by the coding sequence ATGACGACCCGACCGCCTAAAAGTATCCAGGACAATCTGCGCTTCCTTTGCGTTGAAGTGGACTCGCAGTTGGCCAGCTTCCAGCAGTTCTTCGAGACGCCTACCACGGCCATTGCTCACCGGCTTCTCGATCGCCGTGGCTATGCCTATAACCTCAAGATGCGCATTCATGCCGACTGCATGAAGCGGCTGTCGGCCAAGAAGCACCGGCGGGCCAGTCCGCCGCAGATGCTTCGCAGTATCGAACTCATCGCCACCGATCTTGAACGCCTCACCGAGCTTACGCGGGACTGCATCAAGCAACTGCAGGAGGTCGACGACCTGGCAGGGCTCGAACCGCAGGCGCTGCGCACCATGGTGGAAAGCATTCGCAGCGGCATTCAGCTCGTCGAACCGGCGATCGGCGAGAACGATACGCCCTTGGCCCTGCGGCTAGGGCAGTTGCAGCACGGCCTCGAAGAAGACTATCGCCTGCGTCTAGCGAGCTATGTTGCTGCCCTGAAGAAAAAGGATAATACCGAGGAGCTGACGCGAGGCCTCTTCGTCGCCCATGCCATTCGCCAGATGGCGGCGACGCTTCTGCACATCAGCGAAGTGATCATCTCGGCCAACCTCGGTCAGCCGGTCAACTTCGAGCGCTATCACTCCCTGCAGTCGCTGATCGATAAGATGGGTACCCATGATGAAGCGCTGCGCATCGAGCCGCTGGCGGAGACGCGCTCGGGCAGTGCGATTTCCGGTATTCGCTCGCCGAATGACCAGAGCAACGGCTACGTCGCCATCTTCAAGGACGGCGTCAAGCGCAAGGTCAAGGAAGAGCGTCAGGGCGTTGAAAGCTGGCACGAGATCTATCCGGGCCTGGCGCCGAAGATTCTGTCCTATCAGAAGCGGGGGCAATCCGCGGCCCTGCTCATTGAGCATCTGCCGGGCTTTACGTTCGAGCACTTGCTGCTCAACGAGTCGTCCGAGTTGGTCGATGAGGCAGTGAAGTACTTAACTCGCACGCTGCGCTCGGTATGGCAGGAGACCTATACCCCCGAAAGCGTGGCCGCACGCCATATGCAACAGCTTCAGAAGCGCCTGGACGACGTCTACAAGATTCACCCCGAGTTTCACCAGGGCGACTTGCGCCTGTGCGGCGTCAACCTGCCCGCTTTTGACACTCTGGTCGAGCAGGCCAAGGCGCGCGAAGCGTCGCTGGTGGCACCTTTTGCGGTTTATATCCATGGCGACTTCAACGTCGACAATATTATCTATGACCCGCTGGAGAAGCGAATCAACTTTATCGATCTGCACCGCTCCAGTTACATGGATTATGTGCAGGACGTCTCGGTGTTCATGGTCTCCAACTACCGGCTGCAGATCATGGATGCCCCATTGCGTCAGCGCATCATGCAGGTAGCCATGGAGGTCTATCGGGTGGCACGTCGCCATGCAAACCGACAGCAGGACACGACCTTCGAGCTGCGCCTGGCGCTGGGGCTGGCACGTTCATTTGCGACCTCTACCCGCTTCATCCTGGATAAGTCACTGGCCCGTAGCATGTTCCTGCGCGCCCGCTTCCTGATTGAGACGGTGCTGGAGGCGGATATCGACAAGTCCGACAAGTTTAGAATTCCCCTGAAGGAGATCTTCGTTGACTAA
- a CDS encoding histidine phosphatase family protein, with product MLAAIVRHGDYHQLPDTPSAHQPFPLTSDGREQAKRAGCELRDMLDTFGCDLAPQIDSSNLLRAWQTASLMQSVLGEDRRGVAVKGFDALAERGLGSAANLSAAQIEAVIADDPRFASLPANWKSNSHFRLPLQGAESLMDAGERVASHLTAQMQALGQHSEADVLKLFVGHGAAFRHAAHQLGILAFDEIARLSMHHARPVLLEYRHEQGWRHIAGEWKVRRQHAQFRD from the coding sequence TTGCTGGCCGCGATAGTGCGCCATGGCGACTATCATCAGCTGCCTGATACCCCCAGCGCTCACCAGCCCTTTCCCCTAACGTCGGATGGGCGTGAGCAGGCCAAACGAGCGGGGTGCGAGCTGCGTGACATGCTGGACACCTTCGGCTGTGACCTGGCGCCACAGATCGACAGCTCGAATCTGCTGCGCGCCTGGCAGACGGCCAGCCTGATGCAATCCGTGCTTGGTGAGGACCGGCGTGGCGTAGCGGTCAAGGGCTTCGATGCTCTTGCAGAACGTGGCCTTGGCAGTGCCGCCAACCTCAGTGCCGCGCAGATCGAAGCGGTCATCGCCGATGACCCGCGCTTTGCTTCCTTGCCGGCCAACTGGAAGTCGAATAGTCATTTTCGCTTGCCACTTCAGGGGGCTGAATCGCTGATGGACGCTGGGGAGCGGGTCGCGAGCCACCTGACAGCACAGATGCAGGCCTTGGGGCAGCACAGCGAAGCTGATGTGCTGAAGCTTTTCGTGGGGCACGGCGCGGCGTTTCGCCATGCGGCCCATCAGTTGGGGATTCTTGCCTTCGACGAGATTGCCCGATTGAGCATGCACCATGCCCGGCCGGTCCTGCTGGAATATCGCCACGAACAGGGCTGGCGTCATATCGCAGGCGAGTGGAAGGTGCGTCGACAACACGCGCAGTTTCGGGACTGA
- a CDS encoding amphi-Trp domain-containing protein, giving the protein MDTEKTTFRHESLQSIKGLQEILKSITKGLAKGVLSFSDEEGEIHLTPKGLLNLKVTVRKEDSHHRLDIRISWQDARPQRKKQLQVGHDRK; this is encoded by the coding sequence ATGGACACTGAGAAGACCACGTTCAGACATGAATCCCTTCAGAGCATCAAAGGACTTCAGGAGATCCTGAAGTCGATCACCAAGGGGCTGGCCAAGGGCGTTCTGTCATTTTCCGACGAAGAAGGCGAGATTCATCTGACTCCCAAGGGGTTGCTCAACCTCAAGGTGACGGTGCGCAAGGAAGACAGCCATCACCGCTTGGATATTCGCATCTCCTGGCAGGACGCAAGGCCGCAGAGAAAGAAACAACTCCAGGTCGGCCACGACCGAAAATAA
- a CDS encoding transglycosylase domain-containing protein encodes MEDRHAPSHTHRDIFLREAPLIPLPTPRGPRIHWFRWLWLLATLIALTIMTLMLVNEARSSRWQAREISEYAQRLGYTLADGPSDRLIFPRHGPFDERLGYTRLPNWQQRLEERGFEVSQQVRMSPAMLDYANRGFFVPYNEKTQAGLALTECRGETMHHFANPQRHFAHFEEVPELVLKSLLFIENRDLLDTEYRYANPAVDWPRFVRAAVSQVGEAINLPGQSSGGSTLATQLEKYRHSPGGLTMSAQEKLRQMVSASVRAYRQGPETLTARQDVALDYLNSVPLSAAPGYGEVLGLGDGLWVWFSAELADISLALASNAADDAALAARGQALRQVVALMIAQRRPSHYLRRGHDDLAELSASYLRLMAEQKLIAPELRDAALAQSLGFRDFQSAPVSLRVETDKGLRLARGRLASLLGVSFYELDRLDLSASTTLNADLQHRVSGYLKRLEDPSAAAEAGLFGHHLLGRPEAAAGVRYSFTLFERGEEGFRVRVQTDTNGTAFDINQDSKLELGSTAKLRVLASYLEIIAELHERYYGKPREALRRVDVDRRDALMRWVVDQLIRDPDLPLKTLLEAAMQRRYSASPYERFITGGGLHTFANFRREDNGQRPTLEHALRQSINLPFVRLLRDLVNHHVYANPDNRSLLADDSDPRRDLYISRFADQEGRIFLDRFWQRYHTLDAKARMTRLFRNVHATPVRLAAAYRYLMPEQSADEFRRLLGETLTANGPNVQASDNELDRLYWQYAPERFSLNDRAYLSRVHPLELWLLAYLGTHPDASREEMMLASIEERQQSYAWLFRTRHRQARDSRIRRMLEVEAFDDLHRRWALLGYPFEQLVPSLATAIGSSGDRPAALAELMGIILNDGVREPTIRIDSLHFATDTPFETRFSRTTRGVRVMAPEVAAVLRDGIIGVVEAGTARRLAGTFLLPDGSPMTVGGKTGTGDNRIETVTRTGQVTDSRARNRTATFVFFLGDRHFGTLTAYVLGGEAEDYRFTSSLPVQVLKSMQPMLAPYLMPEGAKGCRPTPAPLMMAGELPPHDA; translated from the coding sequence ATGGAAGACCGTCATGCACCATCCCACACGCATCGTGATATTTTCCTTCGCGAGGCGCCCCTGATTCCCTTGCCGACACCCCGTGGGCCCAGAATCCACTGGTTCCGCTGGCTTTGGCTGCTGGCTACGCTAATCGCCCTGACGATCATGACGCTGATGCTGGTCAACGAGGCGCGCTCATCGCGCTGGCAGGCCAGGGAGATTTCTGAATACGCCCAGCGCCTTGGATACACCCTTGCGGATGGTCCCAGCGACCGCCTGATCTTCCCCCGCCATGGCCCCTTCGACGAGCGCCTGGGCTATACCCGTCTGCCAAACTGGCAGCAGCGCCTGGAAGAACGCGGCTTCGAGGTAAGTCAGCAGGTGCGCATGTCGCCGGCGATGCTCGACTATGCCAACCGCGGCTTCTTCGTACCCTACAACGAGAAAACCCAGGCAGGGCTCGCGCTCACGGAGTGTCGTGGCGAGACGATGCACCACTTTGCCAACCCGCAGCGCCACTTCGCCCATTTCGAAGAAGTGCCTGAACTGGTGCTCAAGAGCCTCTTGTTCATTGAGAACCGGGATCTGCTCGACACCGAGTATCGCTACGCCAATCCGGCCGTGGACTGGCCGCGTTTCGTCCGTGCTGCTGTCTCTCAGGTCGGTGAAGCGATCAATTTGCCAGGCCAATCATCAGGCGGCAGCACCCTCGCCACCCAGCTCGAGAAGTACCGCCATTCACCCGGAGGCCTGACCATGTCGGCCCAGGAGAAGCTGAGGCAGATGGTATCTGCCAGCGTGCGCGCCTATCGCCAGGGCCCCGAGACCCTGACCGCGCGCCAGGACGTGGCGCTGGACTACCTCAACTCCGTGCCGCTATCCGCCGCACCGGGCTATGGAGAAGTGCTTGGCCTGGGCGACGGCCTCTGGGTATGGTTCAGCGCCGAGCTTGCTGACATCAGCCTGGCACTGGCATCGAATGCTGCAGACGACGCGGCGCTGGCCGCCCGCGGCCAGGCCCTCCGGCAAGTGGTGGCCCTGATGATCGCCCAGCGGCGTCCCTCGCATTACCTGCGCAGGGGCCATGATGACCTGGCCGAACTGAGCGCTTCCTACCTGCGCCTGATGGCCGAGCAGAAGCTGATCGCCCCTGAGCTTCGCGATGCAGCCCTTGCCCAGTCACTCGGCTTTCGCGACTTCCAGTCGGCGCCCGTCTCGCTGCGGGTCGAGACCGACAAGGGGCTGCGTCTGGCCCGGGGGCGACTGGCATCCTTGCTCGGCGTCTCGTTCTACGAGCTTGACCGGTTAGACCTGAGTGCCTCCACAACCCTCAACGCCGACCTCCAGCACCGGGTCAGCGGTTATCTTAAGCGGCTAGAAGATCCATCGGCCGCGGCCGAGGCGGGCCTTTTCGGCCATCACCTGCTCGGTCGACCCGAAGCCGCCGCCGGAGTGCGCTACAGTTTCACGCTCTTCGAGCGCGGCGAGGAAGGCTTTCGGGTGCGCGTGCAGACCGACACCAACGGCACCGCCTTCGACATCAACCAGGACAGCAAGCTTGAACTGGGCTCAACGGCCAAGCTGAGAGTACTGGCGAGCTATCTGGAGATCATCGCCGAGCTGCATGAACGCTATTATGGGAAGCCCCGGGAAGCGCTTCGACGCGTCGACGTCGATCGCCGTGATGCACTGATGCGCTGGGTGGTGGATCAACTGATCCGAGACCCCGACCTGCCGCTGAAGACGCTGCTCGAGGCGGCCATGCAGCGACGCTACTCGGCGAGCCCTTATGAGCGCTTCATCACCGGAGGTGGGCTTCACACCTTCGCGAATTTCCGGCGCGAGGACAATGGCCAGCGCCCCACCCTCGAGCATGCTCTGCGCCAGTCCATCAACCTGCCCTTCGTGAGGCTGCTGCGTGATCTGGTCAACCATCATGTCTATGCCAATCCGGACAACCGCAGCCTGCTTGCTGATGATAGCGACCCGCGCCGCGACCTCTATATTTCGCGCTTCGCCGACCAGGAGGGACGGATATTCCTGGATCGCTTCTGGCAGCGGTATCACACGCTTGATGCCAAGGCCCGCATGACGCGATTGTTCCGTAACGTCCACGCTACGCCGGTGCGGCTGGCCGCGGCGTATCGCTACCTGATGCCGGAGCAATCTGCCGATGAATTCCGCCGCCTGCTGGGCGAAACATTAACGGCCAACGGGCCGAATGTTCAGGCCTCGGATAACGAGCTGGACAGGCTCTACTGGCAGTACGCGCCAGAACGCTTCTCCCTGAACGATCGTGCCTACTTGAGCCGCGTTCACCCACTGGAGCTTTGGCTGCTGGCCTATCTCGGCACTCACCCCGATGCCAGCCGTGAGGAGATGATGCTGGCCAGCATCGAGGAGCGCCAGCAGAGCTATGCCTGGCTGTTTCGCACCCGGCATCGCCAGGCCCGAGACAGCCGCATCCGGCGCATGCTGGAAGTCGAGGCCTTCGATGACCTGCACCGGCGCTGGGCCCTGCTCGGCTACCCCTTCGAACAGCTGGTGCCCTCGCTTGCCACCGCCATCGGCAGCTCGGGGGACCGCCCGGCGGCGCTCGCCGAGCTGATGGGCATCATCCTCAATGATGGGGTGCGCGAGCCAACGATTCGCATCGACAGCCTGCACTTTGCCACCGACACCCCCTTCGAGACGCGCTTCTCGCGCACCACTCGCGGTGTCAGAGTGATGGCGCCGGAAGTGGCTGCCGTACTGCGTGACGGCATCATCGGCGTGGTCGAGGCGGGTACCGCCCGGCGGCTGGCCGGCACTTTCCTGCTTCCGGATGGCAGCCCGATGACAGTGGGCGGCAAGACCGGCACCGGCGACAACCGTATTGAAACCGTGACCCGAACCGGACAGGTGACCGACTCCCGGGCTCGCAACCGTACCGCGACCTTCGTGTTCTTCCTGGGCGACCGCCACTTCGGCACCCTCACCGCCTATGTGTTGGGCGGCGAGGCCGAGGACTACCGTTTCACATCCTCACTGCCGGTTCAGGTGCTCAAGAGCATGCAGCCAATGCTGGCCCCCTACCTGATGCCCGAGGGGGCTAAGGGCTGTCGTCCAACACCTGCGCCGCTGATGATGGCGGGAGAGCTTCCCCCGCACGATGCCTGA